The Horticoccus luteus DNA window TCCCACGCGCCGCGGAGCGCGGGTTGGGCGGCGCGCCGTTCCGCTGGCGAAGCGGTGGCCAACACGCGGCGGGCTTGGGCGAGGAGGTTTTCAGCGCGACGCACACCGACCTTTACAGGGCGATGCACACTGTAGCAGCCGATGGCGTGCATCTGCAGCTCGCCGGTCACCAGAGGCAGGCGTTTGACCTGCGGAGCGAGGGCGCGGAAGTATTTTTCGGGCGATGAATAGAGAAAGCGGGTGCCTGGCATCAGATCGGGCAGGCGGCGCGTCCACTCGAGAATCGCTTCGTTGGGTCCGCCACCGTGGTCGCCGACGCCGAGGAAGCACATGGTGTCGTCCACGCCGGACGGCAGTTCCGAGAGGCTTTGCTCCACGAGATCCAGAGTGGGCGGGAAGATGGTGCAGTAGCCCGCGGCGATCCGGAAGGCGGTGATTTCGGCGCCACCGGGCCGGCCGCGCCAGCGAAATACGCGGGCGGGGAGGGTGCGCTCGTGTTTCATTGGCCGCATGAAAACGTAGGAGCGCTGGCCGTGGGCGGCCATGAGGTCGGGCAGCGCGGCGCTGTGGCCGAAGGAATCGACGTTGTAACCGATGCGTGGAAAGAGGCCGAGGTGGCGCTTGAACCAGTCGCGGCCAAGGGTGATCTGTTGATGGAAGCCTTCCTCGCCAGGGAGATTGCAGTCGGGCTGAATCCACCAGCCACCGACGACCGACCACCGGCCCGCGCGGATGTGTTGCACGATGCGCTGAAACAGCACGGGATCGTGGCGGCGCACTTGTTCGTAAACCCACGCTTCACCGCGCGTGAAGATCACGTCGGGGTGACGATCGAGGAAATCGCACATGCTCACGCACGTGTTGAGCGTTTCGTCGACGCCGGCGGTCCATGGCCAGAGCCAGACGGGATCGAGGTGGGCGTTGAAGATGAGGTGGACAGTGCGCATAGGTGGAGTCGGAAAGTGAAAGCGGGTTGTCGGGACGAATACGGATGGCCTCGGCGGTGTGGCCGAGAGCGCGTTCAGGTGTTGGCGAGGCCGCGGTTGATGCGGTGGTTCCACCCGCGCAGCGTGAGGCGGGCGTTGGGGTGCGTGTTGCCAGGCTCGATTTCGTCGTCGCCGGCGTGCATCTGGACGAGGACGGTTTTGCGAAGGCGTTTCGAGCGGTTGTGCTTCGAACCGTGCAGCGTGAAGTAGTGGAAGAAGACCACGTCGCCGGGGTCCGCTTCGAGTGGAGTGGCGTTGTCCAACGGATACTGATCGAGCAAGGCGCAGGGTTCCTGTCCACCTGTGTGGGCGGCGCGACCAAGCTTGTGAGAGCCGGGATAAACGCGGAGGCAGCCCATTTTATCGGTCGCGGGGGAGATGTGAATCACGGCGGCGATCATCGAATCCTTGACCGAGGGGAAGTAGGACCAATCTTGATGCATCGTGAACGGCATGCCGTTCCCGGCGGGTTTTTGGAAGAGCTTCGTGTGATGGAGTACGATGTCCGGGCCGAGAATCGCTTCGGTGACGTTGAGGAACGGCTTGGCTTGAATCGCGCGCAGCCACGCAGCGGAGTAG harbors:
- a CDS encoding phytanoyl-CoA dioxygenase family protein codes for the protein MPSPHTIKTFFQENGYYVARGLFSGATLKELTRDFDRIVRQLTRAGELNSAQWSGERQAKIGGAKSTITHTHNVQCYSAAWLRAIQAKPFLNVTEAILGPDIVLHHTKLFQKPAGNGMPFTMHQDWSYFPSVKDSMIAAVIHISPATDKMGCLRVYPGSHKLGRAAHTGGQEPCALLDQYPLDNATPLEADPGDVVFFHYFTLHGSKHNRSKRLRKTVLVQMHAGDDEIEPGNTHPNARLTLRGWNHRINRGLANT